The following are encoded in a window of Chitinophaga sp. H8 genomic DNA:
- a CDS encoding DUF6728 family protein, whose amino-acid sequence MKSIWQQVLQYFYIRKSDPNAPKSTYLSMMHGMNRISIILFVIAIIIMIIRLIKR is encoded by the coding sequence ATGAAAAGTATCTGGCAACAAGTATTACAGTACTTCTATATCCGGAAATCCGATCCCAATGCTCCTAAAAGCACCTATCTGTCGATGATGCATGGCATGAACCGTATTTCCATTATTTTGTTTGTCATTGCTATCATTATCATGATCATCCGCCTGATAAAGCGGTAG
- a CDS encoding ABC transporter permease encodes MKHIIHTEWLKVKGYRTFWVLLLLAVAIVPAANYITAEVTSQVQQKSKEMLVLNAYDFPMVWQTVANVNSYISAAFGFLMVILVSNEFTFKTHRQNIIDGWERREFVFSKLYWVVAFSLLAMVVAILTGLCFGFAYSTHDFSLEGFRYIFYYTLQTMLSLCLALLAGVFLRRAGLAIVLYLAYAMMIEQLLVSILKRSSLGEIGGLLPLQTGDELLPVPTFIGTMMASPDKYDEVVYLGFLCGYIVLALFLVFRKMEKTDL; translated from the coding sequence ATGAAGCATATTATACATACCGAATGGCTTAAAGTAAAGGGATACCGCACCTTTTGGGTGCTGCTGCTGCTGGCAGTGGCTATTGTTCCGGCCGCCAATTATATCACGGCCGAAGTTACCTCCCAGGTGCAGCAAAAATCAAAGGAAATGCTGGTACTGAATGCCTATGATTTCCCGATGGTATGGCAAACGGTGGCTAATGTCAACAGCTATATTTCTGCTGCTTTTGGTTTTCTGATGGTGATACTGGTGTCTAATGAATTTACCTTTAAAACGCACCGGCAAAATATCATAGACGGATGGGAACGCCGCGAGTTTGTATTTTCCAAACTGTACTGGGTAGTGGCTTTTTCCCTGCTGGCAATGGTAGTGGCCATACTCACCGGCCTATGTTTTGGCTTTGCCTATAGTACCCACGATTTTAGCCTCGAAGGTTTCCGTTATATCTTTTATTACACGCTGCAAACAATGTTGTCCCTGTGTTTGGCGTTGTTGGCAGGGGTGTTTCTCCGTCGTGCGGGGCTGGCTATCGTACTTTACCTGGCTTATGCCATGATGATAGAGCAATTGCTGGTATCGATCCTGAAACGTTCTTCCCTGGGAGAGATCGGTGGGTTATTGCCTCTGCAAACAGGGGATGAGCTACTGCCCGTACCCACTTTTATCGGCACTATGATGGCCAGCCCGGATAAATATGATGAAGTGGTGTATCTCGGCTTCCTGTGCGGATATATTGTGCTGGCATTGTTCCTGGTATTCCGGAAAATGGAAAAAACAGACCTTTAA
- the surE gene encoding 5'/3'-nucleotidase SurE gives MGKEEKVILVTNDDGVTAPGIRALIEAVAPLGKVVVVAPDSPQSGKGHAITIGVPLRLNQVDIFEGIEAWQCSGTPVDCVKLARDKILHRKPDICVSGINHGANHSINIIYSGTMSAAMEAAIEGIPSVGFSYLDYSFDADFTLPKQVAHTVTKKMLHSELPAGTLFNVNIPVVKAADFSGIKVCRQANAKWVEEFDERRDPHGKKYYWLTGEFKNQDTGNDTDVWALENNYASLVPVQFDLTHYKLKQQLETEWTF, from the coding sequence GTGGGAAAAGAAGAGAAAGTAATACTGGTAACAAATGACGATGGGGTAACGGCGCCGGGCATACGAGCATTGATCGAGGCAGTAGCACCTTTAGGTAAGGTCGTGGTGGTAGCTCCGGATAGCCCGCAATCTGGCAAAGGACATGCGATTACCATTGGGGTACCTTTACGTTTAAATCAGGTGGATATCTTTGAAGGGATAGAAGCCTGGCAATGCTCCGGCACGCCGGTAGACTGTGTGAAGCTGGCGCGGGACAAGATCCTGCACCGCAAACCGGATATCTGCGTAAGCGGTATCAATCATGGCGCTAACCATTCTATCAATATTATTTATTCCGGCACCATGTCGGCAGCGATGGAAGCGGCTATTGAAGGGATTCCTTCTGTAGGATTCTCTTACCTGGATTACAGCTTTGATGCCGACTTCACTTTACCGAAACAGGTGGCGCATACGGTAACGAAAAAAATGTTGCATAGTGAACTGCCCGCAGGTACACTGTTTAACGTAAATATACCAGTAGTAAAAGCGGCAGATTTCAGTGGAATAAAAGTTTGCCGGCAGGCAAACGCAAAATGGGTGGAAGAGTTTGATGAACGCCGGGACCCGCATGGCAAAAAGTATTACTGGCTCACCGGCGAATTTAAGAACCAGGATACCGGCAACGATACAGATGTGTGGGCACTGGAAAACAATTATGCATCATTGGTACCTGTGCAATTTGATTTAACCCACTATAAATTAAAGCAACAACTTGAAACAGAGTGGACATTTTAG
- a CDS encoding beta-mannosidase translates to MKSGVRPGYHSPAVALLLLLLSNVLTAQSYQSVWLHDGWEFSRMDDDNWRTATVPGTVHTDLLQHQLIPDPFTGTNEKAVQWVDKLDWQYRKTFAVSTDWLQQEVVELAFGGLDTYADVYVNEQLVLQADNMFTAPVVNIKPQLKPGDNQLRIVFHSPVKQDMPRFLKEGLIYPAGNDASDIPLSVYARKAPYHYGWDWGPRLITSGIWRPVQLRAWSKAAIRNSFIRQESLTDKVAVLHAGITLEATQPGIFKAKIESADKEFPAVEIPVTLVKGNNLVQVPFTIKRPERWWPNGLGAQKLYAVKVSLREDQKEIAAEQVNIGLRTIEVINEPDSLGQSFYLKVNGRPVFMKGTNYIPQDNFLPRVPPGKYQRLFDNMQQGHFNMVRVWGGGVYEDDQFYKLADEKGILVWQDFMFACTLYPSDPGFLEKVKAETVHNITRLRNHASLALWCGNNEVAVAIKNWGWKEGYAYTDKQWKELQQGYDKLFKKLLPEQVMALDPGRFYFHSSPISNWGKKEEFTIGDNHYWGVWHGMEWFEAFNTHVPRFMSEYGFQSFPDIHTVRRFAAENERSLYSAVMQLHQKSPAKGNTAINTYLEHYYHTPVDFTQFLYVGGVLQAEGMKVGIEAHRRAMPYCMGTLYWQLNDCWPGPSWSGIDYYGRWKALQYYVQKAFNPVLVSNVIEEGMLNTYIVSDEMKDQQVTLSLQAMDMEGKVIWEQEKRHIMVPSNTSKIYHAIAPAEVLKGVAAGKVIFYAKVVKDNKLLSDNVFYFTLAKEMALPEPGISTTVATNEKGEILVRVKTTRLARNVYLLVDNDPDSHFSDNYFDLLPGQQKDVILQTTRPLTEIKAQLKVESLVDTYKK, encoded by the coding sequence ATGAAATCAGGTGTCAGGCCGGGCTACCATTCACCCGCGGTTGCATTATTGTTGTTGTTATTAAGTAATGTTTTGACCGCACAATCCTACCAGTCCGTATGGCTGCATGATGGCTGGGAGTTTTCCCGTATGGACGATGATAACTGGCGTACCGCTACTGTACCCGGTACGGTACATACAGATCTGTTGCAACACCAACTGATTCCCGATCCTTTTACAGGTACCAACGAAAAAGCAGTGCAGTGGGTAGATAAGCTGGACTGGCAGTACCGTAAAACATTTGCCGTGAGCACAGACTGGCTGCAGCAGGAGGTAGTGGAACTTGCCTTTGGCGGGCTGGATACCTATGCGGATGTATACGTGAACGAACAACTGGTATTGCAGGCTGATAATATGTTTACCGCCCCTGTGGTGAATATAAAACCCCAATTGAAACCTGGGGATAACCAATTACGGATTGTATTCCACAGTCCTGTTAAACAGGATATGCCCCGGTTTCTGAAAGAAGGACTGATCTATCCGGCTGGTAATGATGCCAGTGATATCCCATTGAGTGTATATGCGCGTAAAGCCCCCTATCATTACGGATGGGATTGGGGGCCCCGCCTTATTACTTCCGGTATCTGGCGCCCGGTACAACTACGTGCCTGGAGTAAAGCAGCTATCCGTAACAGCTTTATACGGCAGGAATCACTGACGGATAAAGTAGCGGTGCTACATGCAGGGATTACGCTGGAAGCTACACAACCAGGCATATTTAAAGCAAAGATAGAAAGTGCAGACAAGGAATTTCCTGCAGTAGAAATACCCGTAACGCTGGTAAAAGGTAATAACCTGGTACAGGTGCCTTTTACGATCAAACGGCCGGAACGCTGGTGGCCTAATGGCCTGGGAGCACAAAAGCTGTATGCTGTTAAAGTATCCCTGCGGGAAGATCAAAAAGAAATAGCTGCGGAACAGGTAAATATAGGACTACGTACTATAGAAGTGATCAATGAACCAGACAGCCTTGGGCAATCTTTTTATCTTAAAGTGAATGGCCGTCCGGTATTTATGAAAGGCACCAACTACATTCCCCAGGATAATTTTTTACCAAGGGTACCACCCGGAAAATACCAGCGCTTGTTTGACAACATGCAACAGGGGCATTTTAATATGGTACGTGTATGGGGGGGCGGGGTATATGAAGATGACCAGTTTTATAAACTGGCAGACGAAAAGGGAATACTGGTATGGCAGGACTTTATGTTTGCCTGCACCCTGTATCCGTCAGATCCCGGTTTCCTGGAAAAAGTAAAAGCAGAAACTGTGCACAACATTACCCGCTTACGCAATCATGCTTCGCTGGCATTATGGTGTGGTAATAATGAAGTGGCCGTAGCGATTAAGAACTGGGGCTGGAAAGAAGGTTATGCTTATACGGATAAACAATGGAAAGAGCTGCAACAGGGTTATGATAAGCTATTTAAAAAATTATTACCGGAGCAGGTAATGGCGCTGGATCCGGGCAGATTTTACTTTCATTCATCCCCTATCAGCAACTGGGGGAAAAAGGAGGAGTTTACGATAGGGGATAACCATTACTGGGGGGTATGGCATGGGATGGAATGGTTCGAAGCCTTTAATACACATGTACCCCGCTTTATGAGTGAATATGGTTTTCAGTCGTTTCCGGACATTCATACTGTGCGCCGCTTTGCAGCAGAAAATGAACGCAGTTTGTATTCGGCGGTGATGCAGCTGCATCAGAAAAGCCCTGCCAAAGGAAACACAGCCATTAATACTTATCTGGAGCATTATTATCATACCCCAGTTGATTTTACGCAGTTCCTGTATGTAGGAGGGGTATTACAGGCAGAGGGCATGAAAGTGGGGATAGAAGCCCACCGCAGGGCAATGCCTTATTGTATGGGCACGTTGTACTGGCAGCTGAATGATTGCTGGCCCGGTCCCTCCTGGTCGGGGATCGATTACTATGGCAGGTGGAAAGCATTGCAGTATTATGTGCAAAAAGCCTTTAACCCGGTACTGGTTTCAAATGTTATAGAGGAAGGTATGCTAAATACCTACATCGTTTCAGATGAAATGAAAGACCAGCAGGTAACGCTATCCCTGCAGGCCATGGATATGGAAGGGAAGGTCATCTGGGAGCAGGAAAAGCGGCATATTATGGTGCCATCTAATACCAGTAAGATCTATCATGCTATTGCCCCTGCGGAAGTATTGAAAGGCGTAGCTGCCGGAAAGGTAATATTCTACGCTAAAGTGGTAAAGGACAATAAGCTCCTCAGCGATAATGTGTTTTATTTTACGTTGGCTAAAGAGATGGCATTGCCCGAACCAGGAATTAGCACCACCGTTGCTACAAATGAGAAAGGAGAGATCCTGGTGAGGGTAAAAACGACCCGGCTGGCCAGGAATGTGTATCTGCTGGTAGACAATGATCCGGACTCCCATTTCAGTGATAATTATTTTGACTTACTGCCCGGCCAGCAAAAAGATGTCATCCTGCAAACTACACGTCCACTGACTGAAATAAAAGCGCAGCTGAAAGTAGAGAGTTTAGTAGATACCTATAAAAAATAG
- a CDS encoding ABC transporter ATP-binding protein, translating to MPVLSLQNISKRYGAVQALTNVSFDVPAGCVFGVLGPNGSGKTTLLGIVTDVLKADQGDFTLLDQPASARQRQQIGTLLETPNFYHYLSGYQNLKIAATIKQRGADDIERVLKIAGLTARQHSKFKTYSLGMKQRLAIASALLGDPQVLILDEPTNGLDPEGIAEVRALIRQVAQSGKTIIMASHLLDEVEKVCTHVAILRKGNLLLSGPVSEVISRNDFVEIGSRNNQALREVITRHPEYVSVVEAGVVLQVVFREEPDPAAINAWCAEQGIWLTHLQIRKKSLETAFFEITNA from the coding sequence TTGCCAGTTTTATCCTTACAGAATATTTCAAAAAGATATGGTGCGGTACAGGCGCTTACCAACGTTTCATTTGACGTGCCGGCAGGATGTGTATTTGGTGTCCTGGGACCCAACGGAAGTGGTAAAACCACATTACTGGGTATTGTGACCGATGTGCTGAAGGCCGATCAGGGAGATTTTACCTTATTGGACCAGCCGGCATCCGCCAGACAAAGGCAGCAGATAGGTACGTTGCTGGAAACGCCCAACTTTTACCATTATCTGAGTGGGTATCAGAATCTGAAAATAGCGGCTACTATTAAACAGCGTGGAGCCGATGATATTGAAAGGGTATTGAAGATAGCCGGGCTTACTGCGCGGCAACATTCTAAGTTTAAAACGTATTCCCTGGGGATGAAACAGCGTCTGGCCATCGCATCCGCATTACTGGGCGATCCGCAGGTGCTGATCCTGGATGAGCCTACCAATGGCCTAGACCCCGAAGGGATTGCAGAAGTAAGGGCACTGATCCGCCAGGTGGCCCAATCAGGCAAAACGATTATCATGGCCAGCCACCTGCTGGATGAGGTGGAAAAAGTGTGTACACATGTGGCCATTCTCCGGAAGGGCAATCTCCTGCTATCGGGGCCGGTTAGTGAAGTGATCAGCCGGAACGACTTTGTGGAAATCGGCAGCCGTAACAACCAGGCGCTCCGGGAGGTGATTACCCGGCATCCGGAGTATGTGTCTGTTGTAGAAGCAGGCGTAGTATTACAGGTTGTTTTCCGGGAAGAGCCGGATCCGGCGGCAATTAATGCCTGGTGTGCAGAACAGGGGATCTGGCTCACACATCTGCAGATACGGAAGAAGAGCCTGGAAACCGCATTTTTTGAAATTACCAACGCCTAA
- a CDS encoding 3-hydroxyacyl-CoA dehydrogenase/enoyl-CoA hydratase family protein has protein sequence MKRHINKVAVLGSGVMGSRIAAHFAGIGVQVLLLDIAPKELNDAEKAKNLTLDSPAVKNRIVNEALQAAIKSNPSPVYTKAVVKRIRTGNFTDDMKQIADYDWIIEVVVENLDIKKSVFTEVEKYRKPGTLITSNTSGIPIHLMTAGRSEDFQKHFCGTHFFNPPRYLRLLEIIPTPHTDPEVVDFLMHYGDLYLGKTTVLCKDTPAFIANRVGVFSIMAIFHIMEEMSLGIDEIDVLTGPIIGRPKSATFRTADVVGIDTLVKVAKGVMDNCPDDEAISIFKIPPFLQTVVDNKWLGDKTGQGFYKKTKGAGGSEILTLNLQTMEYGPKQRPKFGSIDAAKPVEDLKQRIRMLAAATDKAGQFYQQFHAYLFSYVSHRIPEIADDLYKVDDAMKAGFGWEIGAFETWDLLGVEASVKLIEAKGLTVAPWVKEMLAKGIKQFYKAENGKKLYYDIPSQTYKPLPGEGSFLILENFSNNIVWKNSACNLYDIGDGVVCLDWKTKMNTIGGEVLEGVNKAVDRAEKDFRGLVIGNDGTNFSAGANVGMIFMLAAEQEYDELDMAVRLFQKTTMRLRYSAIPVVVAPHALTLGGGCEMCLHADKVQASAETYIGLVELGIGVIPGGGGSKEMALRASNEFIEGRIEEEPLKDRFMTVATAKVATSAHEGFDMGVLRPGIDEITMNPGRLIADAKRSVIALADEGYTRPVERQDVKVLGRTGMGMLLTGIYSMQFGHYISEHDAKVAGKLAYVMCGGDLSEASLVSEQYLLNLEREAFLSLCGERKTLERLQSVIKTGKPIRN, from the coding sequence ATGAAAAGACACATTAACAAAGTTGCTGTATTGGGGTCTGGGGTAATGGGATCGCGTATTGCGGCCCATTTTGCGGGTATTGGCGTACAGGTATTACTGTTGGATATTGCACCAAAAGAACTGAATGATGCGGAAAAAGCTAAGAATTTGACATTAGACAGTCCGGCTGTGAAAAACCGTATCGTAAATGAAGCCTTACAGGCTGCTATCAAATCAAACCCTTCACCGGTATATACCAAGGCGGTGGTGAAACGTATCCGGACGGGCAACTTTACGGATGATATGAAGCAGATCGCCGACTACGACTGGATCATTGAGGTGGTAGTAGAAAACCTGGATATCAAGAAGTCTGTGTTTACAGAAGTGGAAAAGTACCGTAAACCGGGTACGCTGATCACTTCCAATACTTCGGGCATTCCTATTCACCTGATGACAGCAGGCCGCAGCGAAGATTTTCAAAAGCATTTCTGTGGTACTCACTTCTTTAATCCACCACGTTACCTGCGGTTGCTGGAAATCATTCCTACACCGCATACCGATCCGGAGGTTGTGGATTTTCTGATGCATTATGGGGATCTGTACCTGGGTAAAACAACCGTGCTGTGTAAGGATACACCTGCGTTTATTGCCAACAGGGTGGGCGTATTTTCTATCATGGCTATTTTCCATATCATGGAAGAAATGAGCCTGGGGATCGACGAAATAGATGTGCTGACCGGTCCCATCATTGGCCGGCCTAAATCGGCTACTTTCCGTACAGCGGATGTGGTGGGTATTGATACCCTGGTAAAGGTAGCCAAAGGCGTCATGGATAACTGTCCGGACGATGAGGCGATCAGTATCTTTAAAATTCCGCCTTTCCTCCAAACGGTAGTGGATAATAAATGGCTGGGAGATAAAACCGGCCAGGGATTCTATAAGAAAACAAAAGGAGCTGGTGGATCGGAAATACTGACGCTCAACCTGCAAACTATGGAATACGGGCCTAAACAAAGACCCAAATTCGGCAGTATTGATGCGGCAAAGCCGGTAGAAGACCTGAAACAGCGGATCCGTATGCTGGCAGCTGCAACAGATAAGGCAGGTCAGTTTTATCAACAGTTTCATGCCTACCTGTTTTCCTACGTATCTCACCGTATCCCTGAAATAGCAGACGACCTCTATAAAGTAGATGACGCGATGAAAGCAGGATTTGGATGGGAAATAGGGGCGTTTGAAACCTGGGACCTCCTGGGAGTAGAGGCTTCCGTAAAGCTGATAGAAGCAAAAGGACTGACGGTAGCACCCTGGGTAAAAGAGATGCTGGCCAAAGGAATCAAACAATTCTACAAAGCAGAAAACGGTAAAAAACTGTATTACGATATTCCTTCTCAGACATATAAACCACTGCCAGGGGAAGGTTCCTTCCTGATCCTGGAAAACTTCTCCAACAATATTGTATGGAAAAACAGTGCCTGCAATTTGTATGATATCGGAGATGGGGTAGTTTGCCTGGACTGGAAAACCAAAATGAATACTATCGGTGGAGAAGTGCTGGAAGGGGTGAATAAAGCCGTAGACCGGGCTGAAAAGGATTTCCGGGGGCTGGTGATCGGAAATGACGGCACTAACTTTTCGGCAGGTGCTAATGTAGGCATGATCTTTATGCTGGCGGCGGAACAGGAATACGATGAGCTGGACATGGCAGTAAGGCTGTTTCAGAAAACAACCATGCGGCTGCGCTATTCTGCTATACCGGTGGTAGTAGCTCCGCATGCACTGACGCTGGGCGGTGGTTGCGAAATGTGCCTGCATGCAGATAAAGTGCAGGCCAGCGCTGAAACATATATCGGACTGGTAGAACTGGGTATCGGGGTTATTCCCGGTGGTGGCGGCAGCAAGGAAATGGCATTGCGTGCCAGCAATGAATTTATAGAAGGCCGTATTGAAGAAGAGCCGTTGAAAGACCGGTTTATGACAGTGGCTACAGCCAAGGTGGCTACCTCAGCACATGAAGGCTTTGATATGGGTGTTTTAAGGCCCGGTATTGACGAAATCACGATGAACCCTGGCAGATTGATTGCTGATGCCAAACGCAGCGTAATTGCCCTGGCTGATGAAGGATATACCCGCCCTGTAGAAAGACAAGATGTAAAAGTACTGGGTAGAACAGGTATGGGGATGTTACTCACGGGGATCTACTCCATGCAGTTTGGTCATTACATTTCCGAACATGATGCCAAGGTAGCAGGTAAACTTGCTTACGTAATGTGCGGAGGAGATTTAAGTGAAGCTTCACTGGTGAGTGAACAATACCTGCTGAACCTGGAAAGGGAGGCGTTTCTCAGCCTTTGTGGAGAACGCAAAACATTGGAACGCCTGCAAAGTGTTATCAAAACGGGTAAGCCCATACGAAACTGA
- the lpxB gene encoding lipid-A-disaccharide synthase produces MKYYIIAGEASGDLHGSNLIKQLHRQDPNADIRCWGGDLMEQAGAQVVKHYRDLAFMGFIEVVMNLRTILRNMDFCKKDITAFKPDVLVLIDYPGFNLRIAKWAKKQGLKVVYYISPQVWAWQESRVKGIKECVDIMLCILPFEQEFYHKWHYEVEYVGHPLVEVIKAAKEGPPDPPFSDKPIIAVLPGSRKQEVSVKLPIMLTMAKHFPDYQFVVAQAPSLEDSFLESLTGRHANVSMVKGQTYGLLRQATAALVTSGTATLETALFGVPEVVCYKGSPISYFFAKRLIKVKYISLVNLVMDKLVVKELIQHDLTEANLLKELSLLLNDAPTRKQVKADYAALWHKLGEKDASKRAAEIIFTAAKK; encoded by the coding sequence ATGAAATATTATATAATAGCAGGCGAAGCATCTGGAGATCTGCATGGCAGCAATCTGATCAAACAATTGCACCGGCAGGATCCGAATGCAGATATCCGTTGTTGGGGCGGCGATCTGATGGAGCAGGCAGGGGCACAGGTGGTTAAACACTATCGTGATCTTGCTTTCATGGGATTTATTGAAGTGGTGATGAACCTGCGTACAATCCTGCGGAATATGGATTTCTGCAAAAAGGATATTACCGCATTTAAGCCGGATGTATTGGTGCTGATAGATTACCCGGGTTTTAACCTGCGTATTGCCAAATGGGCTAAAAAACAAGGACTAAAAGTAGTATACTATATTTCCCCGCAGGTATGGGCCTGGCAGGAAAGCCGGGTAAAAGGTATCAAGGAGTGTGTGGATATCATGTTGTGTATCCTGCCCTTTGAACAGGAATTTTACCATAAATGGCATTACGAAGTGGAATATGTAGGCCACCCATTGGTAGAAGTTATCAAAGCTGCAAAGGAAGGTCCTCCGGATCCACCATTTTCTGACAAGCCAATTATTGCAGTATTACCTGGCAGCCGCAAGCAGGAGGTGAGTGTAAAACTTCCTATCATGCTTACCATGGCTAAACATTTCCCGGACTACCAGTTTGTGGTAGCACAGGCACCCAGCCTGGAGGATAGCTTCCTGGAAAGCCTGACCGGTCGTCATGCCAATGTTTCTATGGTGAAAGGGCAAACCTATGGTTTATTGCGGCAGGCCACCGCAGCGCTGGTCACCTCTGGTACGGCTACACTGGAAACAGCGCTCTTTGGAGTGCCGGAAGTAGTATGTTATAAGGGAAGCCCCATTTCCTACTTTTTTGCTAAACGGCTGATCAAAGTAAAATATATCTCCCTGGTAAACCTGGTGATGGATAAGCTGGTGGTAAAGGAACTGATCCAGCACGATCTTACAGAAGCCAACCTGCTGAAAGAATTATCCCTTTTATTGAATGATGCACCTACCCGCAAGCAGGTAAAAGCGGATTATGCTGCCCTGTGGCATAAGCTGGGAGAAAAGGATGCGTCTAAACGTGCTGCCGAAATTATCTTCACCGCAGCCAAAAAATAA
- a CDS encoding SDR family NAD(P)-dependent oxidoreductase, with protein MKRLENKVALITGGAGSIGQTTAKLFLEEGAKVVLVDLDEAALKQAVAGLGSDKVDYVVANVTKATDVERYAQETVKKFGKIDVFFNNAGIEGVVKPITEFPEDVFDKVMAVNVKGVFLGCKYVLPQMNDGGSMIITSSVAGLHGSADFVAYVASKHATLGIMKTAALEAAPRKIRVNTVHPSPVDNRMMRSIEEGYAPGAATEAKKGLESGIPLGRYAAPLEISKLVLFLGSDDSQFITGAQYVIDGGSSAK; from the coding sequence ATGAAAAGGTTGGAAAACAAAGTAGCGCTCATTACCGGCGGTGCTGGAAGCATTGGACAAACAACAGCAAAATTATTTTTGGAAGAAGGAGCGAAGGTCGTATTGGTAGATCTGGATGAGGCTGCTTTGAAACAGGCAGTGGCAGGCCTGGGAAGTGATAAAGTGGATTATGTGGTGGCCAATGTAACAAAGGCGACGGATGTGGAACGTTATGCACAGGAAACGGTGAAGAAATTTGGTAAAATAGATGTGTTCTTTAACAACGCAGGCATAGAAGGGGTAGTAAAGCCTATTACCGAGTTTCCGGAAGATGTTTTTGATAAGGTAATGGCAGTAAACGTGAAAGGGGTATTCCTGGGATGTAAATATGTGCTGCCTCAGATGAATGATGGCGGAAGTATGATCATCACCTCTTCGGTAGCCGGATTGCATGGCTCTGCTGATTTTGTGGCCTATGTAGCGAGCAAACATGCTACTTTGGGTATCATGAAAACAGCCGCACTGGAAGCTGCACCAAGGAAGATCCGTGTCAATACGGTACATCCTTCTCCTGTAGATAACCGGATGATGCGTTCGATAGAAGAAGGTTATGCACCCGGTGCAGCTACAGAAGCCAAAAAAGGCCTGGAGTCCGGTATTCCGTTAGGCCGGTATGCGGCTCCGCTGGAAATCAGTAAACTGGTATTATTCCTGGGGTCTGATGACAGCCAGTTTATTACCGGTGCACAGTATGTGATTGATGGTGGTTCTTCCGCCAAATAA